The window CAACGCAAAGCACGGCTGAAACAACGGCCGATGGCACAAAGGCGAAGGTTGCAGCTATTTTAGGCACGAGGCTTATCATTATAGTTACGACACCGCAGACCGCTAAAGTATAACGGCTGGCTACTCGTTGAGCAGTAACTACTCCTGGACTCATGCTGTAGCTTACCAGACCAACGATACCCAGAAGCCCACATACTATACCAGATAAGCCGTTTATTGTAAGGGATCGTTTGAGTGATGAATTGAGTCGTTTGTTGTCCGTGATGGAAGCGATCCCGGCGAGACTTCCAAGGGCGTTAACAAGCACGGCTAGGTATGCGATGGCAAAAGACACCGAAGATATTAAAGAAAATTTAGGAGCGATAGGAGTCCACAGAGTAGGGATGCTTATCCAGGATGCTTGTTTCCAGATTGTGAAGTCTAGACTTCCAATAAGAGGGTAGAAAAGGGTTCCAGCGATTACACCGATGAGAAGAGATAGGGTTTTCCAGATTCCTTTCAGGTGATAAGAACAAAAGGCTGTGAAAATAACCACAGCGGAAGAAAAGGCAAAAAATAACCATTGTGGAGCTTTGTTTTGTGGTGACCCGTAGCCGACAAGAGATGCAGTAAGGTGTGGAGTTATAGAAAATGCGATGAGCATCAAGATTACAACCACAATGTTACGGGTAAATATACGTGAAAAGAACGAAATGTTTCCTAACAGGCCAAGTGAGAACATGACTATACTGCCAAGGATCATTCCGGCCTGTATATTACCTATGCCTTGTGGAGCAAGTGACAATACCGTGAGAAGGTGAGCGGTTGCAGGTCCTTCAAGTAAAGGATACCGATGTCCCCATAGGCTCTGGATCAGAG of the Thermodesulforhabdaceae bacterium genome contains:
- a CDS encoding solute carrier family 23 protein, with translation MKNLNVYIYDLDDKPPLVLAILYGVQWALFLFPAIPMVTALCAEAFKMDAVARVAFVQLTFLVAGSFTLIQSLWGHRYPLLEGPATAHLLTVLSLAPQGIGNIQAGMILGSIVMFSLGLLGNISFFSRIFTRNIVVVILMLIAFSITPHLTASLVGYGSPQNKAPQWLFFAFSSAVVIFTAFCSYHLKGIWKTLSLLIGVIAGTLFYPLIGSLDFTIWKQASWISIPTLWTPIAPKFSLISSVSFAIAYLAVLVNALGSLAGIASITDNKRLNSSLKRSLTINGLSGIVCGLLGIVGLVSYSMSPGVVTAQRVASRYTLAVCGVVTIMISLVPKIAATFAFVPSAVVSAVLCVAMGSQVGAALQMVTSSTLTQRDGTVIGLSVLLGLIVSILPPGLTASAHPVAQLFLKNGLISGIFLSLILEHGLLRDKSKVEK